Proteins from a genomic interval of Acetobacterium woodii DSM 1030:
- a CDS encoding PilW family protein: protein MKSKSRCDGNKGFTLVELLVALMVSGIMIAMMASVFLMSQKIYTRGGDISFKQKSITNVETDLQNALSKAKSVVILGEPDINADFNIGFNASGLCTEEYYNKTTKTFDSYQIDQISEITLEAMQNGNVYSMNYKLFPKVEKSSMSTLSGAIIMNNIKNPGVFASPVILDKSAVNYLVIEFETGS from the coding sequence ATGAAAAGTAAAAGTAGATGCGATGGGAACAAAGGATTTACTCTCGTAGAACTGCTTGTGGCACTAATGGTTTCTGGTATCATGATCGCAATGATGGCATCAGTTTTTCTGATGTCCCAGAAAATCTACACTCGTGGTGGGGATATCTCTTTTAAACAAAAGAGCATTACCAATGTGGAAACAGATTTGCAGAATGCATTATCAAAAGCGAAATCAGTCGTGATATTAGGTGAACCTGATATAAATGCAGATTTCAATATTGGATTTAATGCTAGCGGTCTATGTACTGAAGAATATTATAATAAGACTACGAAAACATTTGATAGCTATCAAATTGATCAAATATCTGAGATAACTTTAGAAGCAATGCAGAATGGCAATGTCTATTCCATGAATTATAAACTCTTTCCTAAAGTTGAGAAATCGTCGATGTCAACTTTAAGTGGTGCGATTATAATGAACAATATAAAAAACCCAGGGGTATTTGCATCTCCAGTAATATTGGATAAAAGTGCAGTGAATTATCTTGTTATCGAATTTGAAACGGGATCATAA
- a CDS encoding arsenic metallochaperone ArsD family protein translates to MKKVEIYEPAGCASGVCDPMIEADLIRIEHMVQDLRDRGVSVSRYNVMDDMPAFMASFVVKEAIATKGIDCLPLTVVDGKIEMAEEYPTDFALAKWAGLPWSDLEVYADREKREKTVLFGYSDVEKKSDCDDEDCNGDCSCCD, encoded by the coding sequence ATGAAAAAAGTAGAAATATACGAGCCGGCCGGTTGTGCCAGCGGCGTTTGTGACCCGATGATTGAAGCCGATTTAATTCGGATTGAACACATGGTACAGGATTTGCGGGATCGTGGGGTATCGGTATCTCGTTATAATGTAATGGACGATATGCCAGCTTTTATGGCTAGTTTTGTGGTCAAAGAAGCGATTGCTACCAAAGGCATCGATTGTTTGCCGCTTACCGTTGTGGATGGCAAAATTGAGATGGCCGAAGAGTATCCAACCGATTTTGCTTTGGCTAAATGGGCAGGCTTACCCTGGAGCGATCTGGAAGTATATGCTGATCGGGAAAAACGCGAAAAAACAGTTTTATTTGGGTACAGTGATGTTGAAAAAAAGAGCGACTGCGATGATGAAGACTGCAACGGTGATTGTAGTTGTTGCGATTAA